GGGCCGATCTGGCGCTTCGCCGCGGAACGGGTACGTGAAGCGCTCGCCGAGGAGCTCGATGCGATCGACGCGGGCGACGCATGGCTCTCGGGCGCCTATCTCCTCGAGACCGTGCCGTGCGTGCTCTACATCCTCTGCCGGTACGGACACGATCCGGAAGAGGCGATCCTGCGGGCGGTCAACGACACGTGGGACAACGACACGGCGGCGGCCATCGTCGGTGCAGCCGTGGGTGCGCTGCACGGGCGGCGGGCCCTGCCGCAGCGCTGGATCGCGGGTCTGCTCGGCCGCACCGCCGCAGACGACGACGGCGAGGTGTTCCGGTTGGCAGAGGCGGCGGTGGAGCGGTGGGTGGGCTGAGCGTCACGGCGCAGCCGTGTCCCTCCGGGGGGCGCCGCATCCCCCGGGCAGGGGCACCGTCTCCGCCCCAACCCAAACGCCACCGGCCGCGCCAGGCCCCATTGTCCGCTGTCGGCGCTGCCCGCTAGGTTGCCTCGACGGCGTCGCGAACGGGGCCGCCCCCCCGGGCCGCCCACACGGGACCTTGCTCCGACCCTTTCAGCGAAATGCCTCGTCTGCTGCACCTGGCCGACGTCCACCTCGGTGCGTCGTTCGCCGGCTTCGGCGACCTCGCCGCGAGCCGGCAGGCAGCGGTGCTGGACGCGTTCCGTGCGATCCCCGAGCTCGCCACGCGGAACGGCGTGCATGCGGTGCTGATCGCCGGCGACCTGTTCGACCGGCCCCGGCCGCCGGACGCGGTCCTGGCCGCGGCGCGCGAGACGCTGCGGCGGATGGTGGAAGCCGGGCTGCACGTCTTCCTCGTGCCGGGCAACCACGACCCCATCACCGTACACCCGCACCCGTACCGCGAGCTGCCGCCGGGCGTGCACTTCTTCGGCGAGCCGGTCTTCGGCGCACCGGTGTCGGTCGAGACACCGGCGGGGCCGCTGCACGTCTACGGCATCGCGTTCGACCCCGCGAAGGAACGTGATCCGCTGCGCACCTTCGAGCGGAAAGACGCGCCGGGCGTGCACGTGGTCCTGCTGCACGGATCGGTGCAGGGCACGCCCCACTGGTCGGCGTCGCCCAACGTGCTCCGGCTGACCCCGGAGGCCCTCGCCGCGCTCGACGTGGAGTACATCGCACTGGGCGACCATCACCGTTTCCGCCCGCCCGCAGAGTTCGGCGGCGCGATCCCGGCGTGCTACGCGGGCTCGTTCGCGGCGCTGGACCTGACGGAGACGGGGCCGCGCGGATTCGTGATCGCCGACGTCGAGCCGGGCCACCCGCCGCTGGTACGACACGTTCCGTCCGGCGTCACGCGCGTCGAGGCCGTCGGCGACGTGGACGTGAGCGACCTGGATGGAGACGCAGCCGTCGCGGACGCGGTGGCAGCCGCGCTCGAGAGGCTGCTGGCCGCGGAGGCGGACACCGGTCACCGGAAATCCACAGGCCCCACAGCAGCCGCGACGGGGACCGCCATCCCGGTGGCGCGGCTGGTCGGCACGCCGAGCTTCCCGCTGGACCCGGAGCGGGTGCGCGAGCATCTGTCGCAACGGTTCGGCCACGCCGCGGTGCGGGACGAGAGCCGCTACTACGCGTCCGCGCGGCTGGACGCGCTGGCGGAGCTGGACAACGTGGTCGGGCACGTGGTGCGGCTGGGACGGAAGCGGATTGCGGAAGCAAAGGACGATGCGGAGCGCGCGATTGCAGACCGCGCGCTCCGGATCGCCCTCAGCGCGCTGGAGGTGCGCTGATGGCCGGCGTGCGCTTCCTCCGCATTGAGCTCGATTACGGCTGTCACGCCGGCCGCGTGTTCGAGTTCCATTCCGCCGGCGCGCCGACCGTCATCCTCGGCCCCAACGGTTCGGGTAAGAGTACGCTCCTCGAAGCGCTGGTGCGTGCGCTGTTCGGCTTCAACCGGCGGCAACAGCAGGACAAGCTGCGGCTCGAGCACCGTCGCCCGTGGGGGCGCGAGGCGTGTCGCGCTGCGCTGGTCGTCGCGGACCCCGACGGCGCGCGTTGGCAGCTCGACCGCAACTTCCACGACATGCGCGTCCGCATCCAGTGCCTGGACCTGCCGGGTGAGGAGTGGGAAGGCGAAGCGAACCCCGCAGCGGACAACGAGGACGCGCGGGAGTACCGCCGTCGCCTGCAACGCATCATCGGCTTCGCCGACATCGACGCCTACGTCTCCACGGCGTGCATCCTCCAGGGCGAGCTCCGGACCACCCGGCCGAGCGACGAGCTCCTGCGCCTCGCCACCGGCGGACACCGCGACGTGCAGCGCGCCCGCGAGCGGTTGAAGGCGGCGCACCGAGAGCTGACGGCGCGCCGGATCGCGCCTGACGACACGGCCGCGAAGAAGGCGCGCCGGCTCGAGGAACTGGAAGCGCAGATCCGGGACCTGAAGCAGCAGCTCGCGCGGGCGGAGGCGGCGGAGCGGAAACGAGAGCCGCTGATGGCCGAACGTTCGCAGGTCACGGAGCGCGCCGCCGCGCTCGAAGCAGAGATCGAGCTGCTCGAGGCGGCGCAGGGGCCGCTCGCGACGCGCGACGCCCTCCGGGCGGAGCTCGAAGCCGTGGACAACCGGCTGGCCCTGGTGGAGCGGACGGAGCGAGGCCTGCGCGCCGCGCTCGAAGAATACCGGGCCGCGGGTGCAGCGTGGCGCGAGTGGGCGGCGGGACCGCTCTACCCCGACGACTTCCTCGAGCGGCTCTCGCGGCTGGAGCCGCTGTGGCGGAACCGCACGGTGGTCAGTGTCATGTGCGACGAACGCGAGGCCGCGCTCCGGGCGATCCGCCGCCCGACACTCGCCACTGCGGCGGCCGTGACGCTGTTCGCGATCGCGGCAGGCGGCGCCGCGCTCCTCGCCACCGGCGCGACCGCCGTCGGGCTCGTCGTCCTGCTCGGCGGCATCGGGGGCGGAATCGCGGCCATGCTCGCCCGTCAACGACTGCTGCAGAGGCGTGATGCCGTGGCGCGCGAAGCGGCGCTGCTCCGTGAACAGCTGCGGGACGTGGAGGAGGAGATCGCCCGTGCCCTCGAGGGCCTGCCGGACGCCGACACGCTGACGCCGGAGACCGCTCCCGATCGGCGAGACCGGTTCGAGCGGCAGCGTGCGGCACGCCGCCGCGCGGAAGCGGCGGCCGAACGGTTGCGCACGGCACTCGGCGAGGCGCGCGCTCTGACGGATGACGACGCCGCGGACATCGAGCGAGCCGGCGGCTCCCTGGACGACGTCGCCCGGAACCTCCTCGAGCAGGTCAGCGCCCGGGCGGCGGCCACGCGCCGGGAGCGGGCGGAGATCGTGGTGAAGCTAGAGCAGGCCGAGGCCGCTGCAGTCCGGCTGCCCGACGGCGCGCCCGCTCAGATCGCGGAGGTCCAGAGGGCTCTGGAGGAGCGCCGGACGGAGCTGCGCGCGCTCCATGCGCGTCGCCACGAACTGGAGCGCGCACTGCTCGAGGCGACGACGGGCGCCGAGAGCACCGTCGCGATCCGTGATCGCATGCACACGCTGGAGGCCGAGCGCGCCGAGGTCGAGGCCGCCGTCCGGGCCTACGCCGCCGCGTACGCGTTGCTCGAAGATGCGTACGCCGAGTTCCGTGACCACGACCAGCAGCGACTCGTGCGCCTCATCTCGGAGCGACTGCTCGACCTCACGCGCACACGGCTCGGCCCGCTCGAAGTCCGCGACTCTCTCGCCGACGCACAGATCCGCGCCTTCGGCCGCGTGGTGCCCATTGCGTCGCCGCCGCTGAGCTTCGGCGAGCACCACGCCGCGGCCCTGGCCATTCGGATCGGCGCCGCCGACTTCCTCGCCATGAACGGGATCGAGCCGCCGCTGCTCGTGGACGAGCCGTTCGCCCACCTCGATCCGGATCGCGCGGCCCAGGCGTGGGAATTGCTCGCACGCATTGCCCGGCACCGCCAGGTCATCATCGCGACGCAGGACCGGCTGGTGCTGGAGCACCTGGGCGTGGAGCCGAATGTGGTGCTCGGCAGTTGATGCACATCCGGGCCCCCGGAGGCGGCGCATCGTCGAGAGCCGGGCCGTCCCGACGCCGACCTCACCTCGGGATCCGTCCCAACCCCACCAGCGCCCAGCCACCGGCCGGCCCCACCAGGCCCGTCGGCTCTGCATCCACCGCCAGGTGCCAGCGCAGGTAATTGTCGAGGTACCGGGTTGCGACACCGCGGAACCGCCGCAGCCACGTACGCAGGCGAACCACTCTCGCCTGCGCCCGCGCCGTCGAATCCAGCAGGAACGCGCCCCTACGGGCAGCCGACGGATGACGCGGCGCCTGATGGTAGACCACGTCGGTCCGCGCGCAGGCGAGGGCGTATGCACTGTATCGGCCTGCCGTACCGACGAGCGTGCACGGACGGCCCAGCGCCGGAAGCAGCCACTCGCGCAACACCACAGCCCTCGGACGGCCCCGACCAGCGCTCCCGCTCGTCGCTCCACCCGCTCGATCGCACGCCACCACCACGCAAACCCACGGGCTGTCGGCCCGGTACTCACGGCCGGGCGGTATGCCGCGACGCCGCGGATTCCGCCCCGGTATCCGACGCCCCTTCTCCGAATGCGGAAAGCGCGTCTCGCACAGCTCCACGATCCCTTGCGGCGCCGGGTGTGTCGCCCGCTCGAGGACGGCGAGGATCCGATGCCGCCAACGGAACGCTGTGTCCTTGTTCATCCCCAACCGCCTCGCCGCCTCCCGAACGCTGACGGCCTCCAGCATGCAGCGCGCATACTCGCCCCACAGCTCCACGCGTTTCGAATAGGCGAGCGGCGTTCCTGTCAAATCGCTGAAGGTGCGACCACACGTTCTGCAGCGGTAGCGCTGCCGCCCATGGGCCTTCCCCCAGCGCTGGACCCGGCGGCTCCCGCAGCGCACGCACCAGAGGCCTCCCGCGAACCGCGCTTCTCGGAGCGCGACGATGTCTGGACCTCCCTGCTGCACCACGGCGTGGACACGCCCGGCGGTGGGCGAGCGCTCGTGCGCTGCGTGGACGGCCGCGCCCGCGGGCCCGTGACCCGGATGACGTGCGGAAGTCATGCGCCATGCTAACCGCTGGGCCGGGTCACCTCCATGGTTCGATGGGACACGAGGGCCGCCGCTTCGGCGATCCCGCTCGCGATCCCCCGAGCCGCCTCTGCTCCGCGCCACCCTCAGGCTCTGTCCGAAGGAAGTGTGGGCGAAGTCGATCATGAGGACGGGGTGTCCCGACCGGGCAGCCAGCGAAGTTCCGCGCGGCTCTTTTCTGCGTTTCATAGCGGTCCAGCCGGCCGATGTGCTCTCAGAGGGCTGAGCGGGATCTGATTGGAAACACGCCTTTCCCTGTCGAGCCGCCCACCAACACTTCTTCCGTACAGAGCCCGAGGTTCGTGTGGTGCGGCTCTTGGCCGCCTGACCGTGTCGGGCTCGCCGCGTCGCCGGCGGCTGTCGTACCTCAAACGTTTCGGTGAGCACGCCGCCGCGCGTCGCGCCGTGAGGGGCGAGGAGGGTCCAGCCCCTCCTGCGAATTCGCCCCTCGGCTGAGGGCAGGGCGCCGCGGGCGCGTCTGCCCCCTGGGCGCCGGGCGGGCGGCAGGCCGGCGCAACCACCGTGCCCTGTGCCCGGCCACCGGTTTTTCGCGTTGACCGGCCCCCCGGGCCAGGGTGCTTGTGATGCCGGCAGGCACCGCGTATGATGCGCAACGGTCGCGACGCGCGGCGTCGGCCAGTCGGGCGCCGGCTCGCGGTCGCCGGCTGGCCTGCCCTCGCACGCGCGTCGGCGATGCGGGACCCGGTGGTTCGCCCCCGCGGCGCGTGCGTCCCGCCCCACCACTCTTCCACATCCCCGGAGGTGCGTCATGGGTAAGAAGATCCTCATGCTGGTCGGCGACTTCGTCGAGGACTACGAGGTCATGGTGCCGTTCCAGGCGCTCCAGGCTGTCGGCCACACGGTTCACGCAGTGTGTCCCGGGAAGAAAGCCGGGGAGACGGTGCGGACGGCCATCCACGACTTCGAGGGCGACCAGACCTACAGCGAGAAGCGGGGCCACAACTTCCGGCTGAACGCGTCGTTCGCCGATGTGCGGCCCGAGGATTACGACGCGCTGGTGATCGCGGGCGGCCGCGCGCCCGAGTACATCCGGCTGGATGAGGGCGTGATCCGGGCCGTTCGTCACTTCTTCGATGCGGACAAGCCGGTCGCGGCGATCTGCCACGGGGCGCAGGTCCTCACGGCGGCGGACGTCGTCAAGGGGCGTCGCGTCTCGGCGTATCCCGCCGTCGGGCCGGAGGTACGGCTCGCGGGCGGGGAGTACGTGGACGTCCCGATGGACCAGGCCGTGACGGACGGGAACCTGGTCACGGCGCCGGCTTGGCCCGCGCATCCGGCCTGGATCGCCCAGTTCCTCGAGGTGCTGGGGACGCGGATCGTACACGAGGAGGCGACTGCAGCGGCGCGTTGAGCCGTCTCCAGCGTGCGCATCTTACCCGCGAGCCACCTGCGCGCGGTGGGTGCCCGCGTCGGAACGTCGCGGGCGCCTGCCGCGCGCAGGCCCTTCAGGCCGAGGCCGTGCGTCAGTGAATCGGTGCCGGGTCCTACCGCTCGAACTCCAGCCCGGTGATCAGGCCGGCGACGTGCGGCTGGACCACGAGCACCCTGCTCTCGAACGTCCCGGTCAGCGACCCGCGCCGGTCGGGAGGCCGACCTCACGTGGACGCTCCGCGCCGCCGACCGGACAGACCATGGAAACCCCTTCGACAGCTTCGGGCTCGAGGGCCGTTCGGTGCACGACGGAATCGCGGAAAGCGCGAGCGTCGCACTGGCAGGAACGTCAGTCGGGCGACGAGGGATCCTGCCGCCGACACCGTGGTTCACACCGCGGAAACCGGCGCCGTCGGCCGGCGGGACCGCGGTTCACATAGGGTAGACCCAGTGGCGATGCCGCTGCACGGCGTCGAATGGCTTCACGGTCGACGCAGGTGAAACCGCCGGCGGCCATCGGCGACCACCGGCAGCCAGAAACCACGCAACCGCAAGCGGGTTCGCGACCGGGTCTTTCGTTCCACGACGGCGCGGCTATCTTCATTCCGCTCCCCGGCGCGCCCGCGTTCCCGGTCGCTCTCCCCCGCCCGCGCGCCTGCGGTTCCCCGGACCCTGTCCCCGTGCCTCCGATGCTGGCTGGACGCAAGACGATCACACAGGTGTTGGCGCATCACAAGGCCTGGATACTGGCGGTGCCCGGCGTGTTGGGCGCCGCGATCGGCACGTGGGAGCGCGAGCCCTGCATCATTGTGTTCGTGGAGCGGGAGACTCCGGAGATGCGCCGGCGGATCCCGCCGAGCCTCGGTGGCTTCCCGGTGAAGATCGAGCCCACGGATACGGCCCGTGAGCTGTTGTGGCGGCGCTGACAACGGCGCGGCCCGCACGGCCACCGGATACGCCGCATGCGTATGACCGGCGGCGTGCGGGCCGACGGCGCGTCAGCGGGCGTGGCTCAGTCCGTGGGCCGGCCTTCGAACAGGGCCTCCGTGTCCAGGATCCGCGGCCCGGCCTCGGTGCAGACGGCGTAACGCGAGGGGTAGAGCGAGACGCCCGCGTACTCGCCGCGCGCGTTCACGATGTAGAAGTTCACGTTGAAGTTGGGCAGTCCCCGCGAATTCAGCAGCCGCGGCTCGATGGTGTTGCGCTGGATGCGCCGGCACGCCTCGATCCCCGCGTCCTTCGGACTCGTGCCCCGCCGCATCTCCTCGACGATCAGGAACGAGCACAGCCCGAACAGGTTCGCCTCCCCCCTGCCCGTGGAGCCGGCGGCCCCGACATCCCCATCCACGTACAGTCCCGCGCCGAGGATGGGCGAGTCGCCCACGCGGCCCGGGATCTTCCATGCCAGCCCGCTGGTCGTCGTCACACCACAGATGTGGCCGGCGCTGTTCACGGCGTTGCAGTTAATGGTGCCGTACAAGTGCTCCGGGTCGATCAGCCCCTCGGCCGCCATGGCGAGCGCCGCGCGCCAGCCCGCCTCCGCGCGGTCGAGGTACGAGCGGAGGTCGGCCGCCTCGCCCGACGCGCTGTCATCGGCCTCGTCGTCACGACTCGTGGAGTCCGACGTCGGCGGCGGCGGGTAGTGCGACGGATCCGTGCGCCGCTTCCACTCGAGCCACAGCTCGCGGGAGCGTGGCGTGTTGAGGTCGTCCTCGATGGTGAAGCCCATCATGCGAGCGAAGCGCTGCGCATCCTTGCCCACCAGCAGGTGGTGGTCCGTCACCTCGAGCACCATCTTCGCGACGAGCGACGGGGTACGCACGCCTTCGAGCGCGGCGACCGCACCCGCGCGCCGCCGCGGCCCGTGCATGCACGAGGCATCGAGCTGGACCACGCCGTCCGCGTTCGGCAGTCCGCCGTAGCCGACACTCATGTCCTCGGGGTCCAGCTCGACGATGTTCACGCCGGCGATCACCGCGTCCAGCACGTCCGCGCCTTCCGTGATCATGCGGAACGCCCGCTCGACCGCCGTCTCCGTGCCGCCGTTGCGGTAGTGGTGCCCGTTCGCGGATGCCACGACGACCGGCCTTGCCGCGTGCACGTGCACGGCCGGCGCCCGCCCGCCGGCGAACAGCGGATGCGCTCCCGCCAGCCCTGCGGACGCCGCTGCGCCCGTCAACGCGGTCGTGACCAGGAACTCGCGGCGACTCAACGTGTCGCTCATTGAACCATCTCTCCGCTCGAGGGATCGTTGCCGGCCGCCCGACCGCCGCCCCGCCGACCCACGCGCCGGCAGATATTGGGGCGCTGAGCGCCCACGGGACAAGGAAGTGGGCCGGTCCTCGGTCGTGCTCGACCCCGCGCACGCCGGCGCGTACGATCCGGCCGCGGGTCCGGAAGCGCTTCCGCACCTCCCAGCCGGCTCCCCGTCCGACGGACCAGCGAGCCGGCCGTGGCCGCCCGTGTGCCGCCGGAGTAGCCGCGCGGCTCCGCGGTTGCCACCACGGCCCCACGCACGTCGCGCGCAGTGCGCCTGGGCACACTGTCGGCACGCGAACGCGGCGCGTCGTTGGCACCGCGATTTGCCGAGAGCGGGTCGGCGTACGAGATTCAACACGGCGGCGCTAGCCCGACGCCGCGCGAACGTAGACCCCCGGCACGGACGGCCGGCGAACGGGAAGGTGAGGCGTGGCGAAGCAGAGGCGCCGGCCAGACAGCGGCGAACGAACCGGCCCGCGTGAAGTATTCCCTCCGAGGATGATGTCCCCGGACCCGCGTGCGGAGGGCGCCGAAAGCGGCCGCGACCTCCATCCCGCGGCAGCATGGTTCCCTGAGCCGCCGGACCCGCTCCGCAACCTGTGGTGGCTGTGGCGCCCGCGCCCGGGCGGCTCCTTCGACCACACGGCAGCCGACGGTGCACCGCCCGCAGGCGTGGCCCCCGTCGGTGCAACCGCCTTTTCTTGCTCCGCGCTGCCGGCCGCCGGCCATACCTCGCCCGCCGACCTCGCCGCGTTGCGCGCCTACCTGGATGCCGACGACACGTGGTTCCACCGCCGGCTCCCTTCGGTGCACGGGCTGCGCGTCGCGTACTTCTGCGCGGAATTCGGGCTGCTGGAGCCGCTCCCCGTTTACGCCGGCGGGCTCGGCGTGCTCGCTGGCGACCACCTCAAGTCCGCGAGCGACCTGGGCGTGCCGCTCGTCGGCGTGGGTCTGCTCTACCGCGAAGGCTACTTCACGCAACGCGTGGACGCCGACGGCTGGCAGACCGAACTCTACAGGCGCATCGAGCCCGAGTCGCTGCCACTCACGCTCGAGCGCCGCGCGGACGGCAAGCCGCTCGTCGTCTCGGCGCCGTTCCTCGACCACCGCGTCCACGCGCAGGTCTGGCGCCTCGACGTGGGCCGCGTGCCGCTCTACCTCCTGGATACGGACATTCCCCAGAACAGCGCCGAGGATCGCCGCATCACGGATCGGCTCTACGGCGGCGACATCGAGCACCGCCTGCGCCAGGAGATCGTGCTCGGGATCTGCGGCATGCGCGCGCTGGCCGCGCTCGGCCGCACGCCCACGGTGCTCCACCTCAACGAAGGCCACGCCGCGTTCGCGGCGGTCGAGCGCGTGCGTCAGGCCATCGGCGGGCATCACGGCGTGTTCCATGCCGCGGCGCAACGCCTGCGCGACGGCGTCGTCTTCACCACTCACACGCCCGTGCCCGCGGGCCACGACGTGTTCCCACCCGACCTGATGGAGCGCTACCTGGGCGGCTACGTCTGGGAGATGCGGGAGCCCTGGGACCGCTTCCTCGCCCTCGGCCGCTGGGATCCGTCGAACCCGCACGAGCCGTTCAACATGACCCTCCTCGCGCTGCGGCTCGCCGGCCACTGCAACGGCGTGAGCCGGCTGCACGGCGCGGTCTCGCGGCGCATGTTCCGCGGCGTGTGGCCGGAGGTCCCGGAAGACGAGGTGCCCATCACCCACGTCACCAACGGCGTACATCTCGCCACGTGGGTCGCACCGCCCATGGCGCGCCTCTACGAGGAACACATCGGCCCCGCATGGCGCGACCAGGTGGACGACATCCACTGGCACGCGGCGCTACACCTGCCGCTGGATGCGCTGTGGCGGGCCCGCTGTGAGCAGCGGGCCGCGCTCGTCGCCCGGGTCCGTGAGCGCCTTGCCGAGCAGTGCGAGCGGAGAGGCGACGACGCGGGGTGGACGACGCGGGCGCTGGACCCCGATGTGCTCACCATCGGCTTCGCGCGCCGCTTCGCCACGTACAAGCGCGCAACGCTGCTGCTCACCGACGAGGCGCGGCTGGAACGGATGATCGCAGCAGGCAACGTCCAGTTCATCTTCGCCGGCAAAGCGCACCCGCACGACGATCCCGGCCGCGAGTTCCTGCACCGCGTCTTCCGGTTCGCCGCGCGGCCGGACGTCCGGGAACGGTTCGTCTTCCTCGAGGACTACGACCTCGCGATCGCGCACGAGCTGGTCGCCGGCGCGGACGTGTGGCTGAACGTGCCGCGCCGGCCGCGCGAGGCGAGCGCCACCAGCGGGATGAAGGCCGCGGCCAACGGCGCGCTCAACCTGAGCATCCCGGACGGGTGGTGGGCCGAGGCGTGGGCCGAGCACAACGCGCTGCCGCACCCGATCGGCTGGTGCATCGAGACCGAGGAGGCGGGGGACGACGAGGAGCAGGACCGCCGGGATGCCGAGGCGTTGTACGGGCTGCTCGAGACCGAGGTGATCCCGCTCTTCTACCGCCGCGAGGGCGACGCACCGCCGATCGAGTGGTGCGAGCGGATCCGCGCCTCGATCCGCCAGATCCTGCCGTACTTCAACACGCACCGCATGGTCGCCGAGTACACGGAGCGGTTCTACGCGACCGCCCACGAGGCCGGCGCACGTCGGCCGGATGCGCCGGCGCCGGGCACCGCGGTCGCAGCAAGCTGAGACAGCCATGGCCAATCGACACCCGGAGCCGGGACGCACCGACGCGAGCGGCGCGCCGCATCACGAGCGTACGTCGGAGTTCTTGCTGGCGCGCTTCGAACGGAAGGTACTGCCGCGCATCGCCCGCGCGCTGCCCGACCGCGTCGTGCCGGACCACATGACGGCGCTCGGGCTTCTCGCCTCGACGCTGATCGCGGTCGCGTACCTGCTCTCGCGCCGGAACGAGGCGTGGCTATGGGCAGCCAGCGCGCTGCTCGTCGTCCAGTGGTTCGGCGACAGTCTGGACGGCACGCTCGCCCGCGTCCGCCGCACTGAGCGGCCGCGCTACGGCTACTACCTGGACCACATCACGGACGCGTACTCGACCAGCATCATCGGGCTGGGCCTCGGGCTCTCCGACTTCATGCTCACCGCGGTGGCGCTCGCCGTCGTCGTCGTGTACCTGATGATGTCCATCAACGTCTACCTCGAGACGTACGTCTTTGGCGAGTTCCGCTTCAGCTACGGCAGGCTCGGGCCGACCGAGGTCCGCCTGATCCTGATCCTGCTGAACACGGTCGCGTTGCTGTGGCGCCCCGTGCTGTTCGAGGTCGCCGGCATCCCGGTGACGGGGTTCGACATCGCGGGCGCCGCGGCGGCCGTGGCCATGCTCGGGCTGCTCCTGGGCCGCGTGGTGACGAACCTGCGCACGCTCGGGCGGCTGGAGCCGCCGGGACGGCGGCGGGAGGAGTGATCAGGTCACGCGCTCGCACGCTCCCATGATCCTCGCCTTCGTCCTCGCCATCGCCGTCTCCGCCGCCGCGTACCGCGCCCGGGTGCTCTCGCTGGGCGGGGCGCTCGCGGCCGTCGTCGTCGGCACCGTGATCTTCGGCATCGGCGGCGCTGCGTGGGCGGTCCTGCTGCTCGCGTTCTTCGTCTCATCGAGCGCGCTCACGCGCTGGCGCGCGGCGGCCAAGGCCGCGGCCGGCGAGGAGGTGGTGAAGGGCGGGCGGCGAGACGCGGTGCAGGTGCTCGCGAACGGCGGCGTCGCGACGGCGATCGCCGCGCTCCACGGGCTGCGGCCGGACCTCGCGCTCTTCCCCGCGTTCGCGGGCGCGATCGCCGCAGCCACCGCGGACACCTGGGCCACGGAGGTCGGGCTGCTGAGCCGCGCTGCGCCGCGGCTCATCACGAACGGCCGCAGGGTGCCGGCCGGCACGTCGGGCGGCGTCACGGCGCTGGGCACGGCGGCGGTGCTCGCGGGTGGGATCTTCATCGGCGCGCTGGCCGCGGCGCTGGTGGCGCTCGGTTGGGCCGCCTCCTCGACTCCGGCAGCCGACGTCGTTGCGGCCGCCTCGCCGGCGGCGGGAAGCGACGCGGGCGCGGTCGCGCGCATCGCGCTCGCGACGCCGGCCGCCGCCGTTCTCGCCGCCCTCTTCGACAGCCTGCTCGGCGCGACGGTGCAGGCCGCCTACCTCTGCCCGCGCTGCGACACGCCCACCGAGCGGCGCGTGCACCGCTGCGGTACGCGCACGACCCGTATCCGCGGGCTCGCCTGGGTCACCAACGATGCCGTGAACCTCGCCGCGACGGCGGCGGGGGCGTTGGTCGGCTGGTTGTCGGCGGGGTAGGTTGCCTACGCGGGTCGTCCGCAGCGGCGACTCGCGGCAGCGAGCGGATGGCACGACGATGCTGGCGCGACGGGCGCTACTCCACGACCTGTACCTCTTCGGCGATTGCGCCCGCGTCCGGCTCGCCGACGTAGCGCACGCGCACCCTCACGCGCCCGTCGCGCCACTGCTCCAGCTCGTCCAGCGACGCCGCACGCTTGCGCACCACGAACAGGTAGCCGCGCCCGCCCTCGTCTTCTTCCACCCGGATCCGGTCGTCCTGCACGATCGTGATGCGGCCGTAGACCTCCCGCAGGCCTTGCGCGCCGCGCCCGCGGCGGGGGGCGGCGGTCCACGGCGGGATGCGAGCCCGACGACTGCCGTCAATCCGCCGCACGCTGCTCTCTTCGCGTTTCGTCCTGCTCACCCCGCGCGGCGCCGCCCACCGCTTCCCCTGCCGTCACCGCACCCGGGTGGAGGCCCGGGGCGGCGAGGTCCTGCGGCCGACCGGCCAGGGCCGCGGGGGCTCGCTCGGCATCGCCCGCACCCCTCTCCCCTGGCGGCAGGGTGCGAGGCCCACGCCTCGCGAACTGCCACGTGTCCTCCGGCGTATCCGCCGACACCTTCCCTTCGTGCGCCGTCAGCAGCCGCAGCGCGAGCCCGCCCGCCAGCGTCAGCCCGGCGGCCAGCAGCCCTGCCCGC
The sequence above is drawn from the bacterium genome and encodes:
- a CDS encoding IS1595 family transposase is translated as MELWGEYARCMLEAVSVREAARRLGMNKDTAFRWRHRILAVLERATHPAPQGIVELCETRFPHSEKGRRIPGRNPRRRGIPPGREYRADSPWVCVVVACDRAGGATSGSAGRGRPRAVVLREWLLPALGRPCTLVGTAGRYSAYALACARTDVVYHQAPRHPSAARRGAFLLDSTARAQARVVRLRTWLRRFRGVATRYLDNYLRWHLAVDAEPTGLVGPAGGWALVGLGRIPR
- a CDS encoding protease, whose amino-acid sequence is MGKKILMLVGDFVEDYEVMVPFQALQAVGHTVHAVCPGKKAGETVRTAIHDFEGDQTYSEKRGHNFRLNASFADVRPEDYDALVIAGGRAPEYIRLDEGVIRAVRHFFDADKPVAAICHGAQVLTAADVVKGRRVSAYPAVGPEVRLAGGEYVDVPMDQAVTDGNLVTAPAWPAHPAWIAQFLEVLGTRIVHEEATAAAR
- a CDS encoding asparaginase — translated: MSDTLSRREFLVTTALTGAAASAGLAGAHPLFAGGRAPAVHVHAARPVVVASANGHHYRNGGTETAVERAFRMITEGADVLDAVIAGVNIVELDPEDMSVGYGGLPNADGVVQLDASCMHGPRRRAGAVAALEGVRTPSLVAKMVLEVTDHHLLVGKDAQRFARMMGFTIEDDLNTPRSRELWLEWKRRTDPSHYPPPPTSDSTSRDDEADDSASGEAADLRSYLDRAEAGWRAALAMAAEGLIDPEHLYGTINCNAVNSAGHICGVTTTSGLAWKIPGRVGDSPILGAGLYVDGDVGAAGSTGRGEANLFGLCSFLIVEEMRRGTSPKDAGIEACRRIQRNTIEPRLLNSRGLPNFNVNFYIVNARGEYAGVSLYPSRYAVCTEAGPRILDTEALFEGRPTD
- a CDS encoding alpha-glucan phosphorylase is translated as MMSPDPRAEGAESGRDLHPAAAWFPEPPDPLRNLWWLWRPRPGGSFDHTAADGAPPAGVAPVGATAFSCSALPAAGHTSPADLAALRAYLDADDTWFHRRLPSVHGLRVAYFCAEFGLLEPLPVYAGGLGVLAGDHLKSASDLGVPLVGVGLLYREGYFTQRVDADGWQTELYRRIEPESLPLTLERRADGKPLVVSAPFLDHRVHAQVWRLDVGRVPLYLLDTDIPQNSAEDRRITDRLYGGDIEHRLRQEIVLGICGMRALAALGRTPTVLHLNEGHAAFAAVERVRQAIGGHHGVFHAAAQRLRDGVVFTTHTPVPAGHDVFPPDLMERYLGGYVWEMREPWDRFLALGRWDPSNPHEPFNMTLLALRLAGHCNGVSRLHGAVSRRMFRGVWPEVPEDEVPITHVTNGVHLATWVAPPMARLYEEHIGPAWRDQVDDIHWHAALHLPLDALWRARCEQRAALVARVRERLAEQCERRGDDAGWTTRALDPDVLTIGFARRFATYKRATLLLTDEARLERMIAAGNVQFIFAGKAHPHDDPGREFLHRVFRFAARPDVRERFVFLEDYDLAIAHELVAGADVWLNVPRRPREASATSGMKAAANGALNLSIPDGWWAEAWAEHNALPHPIGWCIETEEAGDDEEQDRRDAEALYGLLETEVIPLFYRREGDAPPIEWCERIRASIRQILPYFNTHRMVAEYTERFYATAHEAGARRPDAPAPGTAVAAS
- a CDS encoding CDP-alcohol phosphatidyltransferase, whose protein sequence is MRRRRAPRSQQAETAMANRHPEPGRTDASGAPHHERTSEFLLARFERKVLPRIARALPDRVVPDHMTALGLLASTLIAVAYLLSRRNEAWLWAASALLVVQWFGDSLDGTLARVRRTERPRYGYYLDHITDAYSTSIIGLGLGLSDFMLTAVALAVVVVYLMMSINVYLETYVFGEFRFSYGRLGPTEVRLILILLNTVALLWRPVLFEVAGIPVTGFDIAGAAAAVAMLGLLLGRVVTNLRTLGRLEPPGRRREE
- a CDS encoding DUF92 domain-containing protein, which encodes MILAFVLAIAVSAAAYRARVLSLGGALAAVVVGTVIFGIGGAAWAVLLLAFFVSSSALTRWRAAAKAAAGEEVVKGGRRDAVQVLANGGVATAIAALHGLRPDLALFPAFAGAIAAATADTWATEVGLLSRAAPRLITNGRRVPAGTSGGVTALGTAAVLAGGIFIGALAAALVALGWAASSTPAADVVAAASPAAGSDAGAVARIALATPAAAVLAALFDSLLGATVQAAYLCPRCDTPTERRVHRCGTRTTRIRGLAWVTNDAVNLAATAAGALVGWLSAG